From Bdellovibrio sp. KM01:
GACAAGGGATGGGCTTTAAGGAAATGGTCGGCCCGCTGTTCGTTTTGGGAGTTCCATTCGTTCTGGTTGTTGAACAGCCAGACTTGGGAACTGCGATGATGTTGGCTGCAATCGGTGGATCCATGGTTCTTTTCACCAAGGTCAGACGCTGGATCGTGGTGACTGCAATCGCTGCGGGCATCGTAGCATTGCCAATCGCTTGGAAATTCGTCCTGCATGATTACCAAAAAAATCGTATCTTGACGTTCTTGTCGCCAACGAATGATCCGCGCGGAACAGGTTACAACTCGATTCAATCCAAGATCGCTGTGGGTTCCGGTCGTTTCTTTGGTAAAGGCTTTATGAAAGGAACTCAGTCACAACTTGAATTCCTGCCTGAGCGTCACACGGACTTTATTTATTCTGTATTGTCTGAAGAGCACGGCTTTGTCGGCTCGATTTTAGTGATGGGATTATTCTGTTATCTGTTCATCACAGGAATTCGAATCGCCACCAATGCGAGGGATAAGTTCGGTGCCCTGCTTTCGGTTGGGGTCCTCTGTTACGTCTTCTGGCATATGTTCGTGAATATGGGGATGGTTATCGGTCTTTTACCGATCGTGGGTGTCCCGCTGCCGCTACTGTCATACGGTGGATCGAGCATGCTAACCACCATGGCGGGCCTGGGGCTGGTCTCCTCCGTCGCCTACCGCAGATATCTGTTTTAGCAAAAACAAAAAAAGGCTTCGAGAAATCGAAGCCTTTTTTTTATTCCCCAAAAAGGTGCCTGCCAGTTTCTGGTAGCGATAGCGCGTTAATAGTGGTTGATTCGCACACGGTGGCCTTCACTGTCGATGACTTCCGAAAGTTGGCCAACGGGACTCTGTACCGGACTATTCCAGTCATCGATCTTAGTAGCACCCTCTTTACGCTCGGGATTCACAATCAATCCTGGAGATTGAAAATCTGAAGACTGATAGGGCTCCTCAAAATCCGACTCGTTTTCAAAGCCCGAAAAATTAAAATCTGTGGGAACTTGCTGCTTAGGCATGTGAACCTCCCTTTGTGATCTTTTAAGTCTAACTGATTTCAGATGAGCCCTCAGAAAACTGCAATTTGGCACTGGCCTCGCAGCCAGCTCAAGAGAGGCATAAGATAAAATTCATCACAAAAGAGTACTCCCATGACCTTACATATTCGTTTTTATGATGATCTAAATGTCTTTCTGCCGCAGGTGTATCGCTATCGCGAAATCACTTTTCAAAGTTTTCAACACTCCACCATCCAGGAGGTGATTGAATCCTTAAACGTGCCGCTATCCGTGGTTGATTTAATTTTGGTTAATGGTGAAAGCGTTCCCGTGAATTACAACGTCAAAGAAAACGATCGAATCAACGTTTATCCATTTTTCGAGGAAATCGAAATCGGCAGAGAAACTAGCCACAGCGAAGACATCAGAACGCCGGCTAAATCTGCCAGATTTTTGGCAGGCTAAAATAAAAAGCCACGTAAGATACGTGGCTTTTTTCAATCTCATATTGAAAAGTAAAACTATTCAATTATTTTGCAATTCATACTGGACAAGATCAGTTGCCCGTCCGTAGAAGATCTTAGATCTGCAGTAGCTGCGATTTTAGCACCCGTCTGCTGAGCATAAACCTGCAAAGTCTCGTTCCCGCTTTTTTCACATTGGTATTGAGACGTGCGACCGTTGTCATAGTCAGAAGATTCACGAATACAGTTAAATTGATATGGTGATGAATCTTTGCCAGTTTTCCAGATTGCGATATGAGTCGAATCGGAACCATCGGCTTCGTGTACGTGCATGCCATAAGCCGCATGACCATCTTCACGAACCTCTTTGCTAGTGCAAAGAAAGGAAGCTTGTGCGGAAGTTGCGATCAACATAAGGGAAGCGATAAAAAGTGATTTCATAGGCCATCTCCTGTTTCTATAAATATTGAAACTCCAGAAACGGCCCCTGACTACGAAAAAAGCCTCTTACAACGCAAGAGGACGAGCCAACTACTCGATAGGACCTGACTAAGCTTTCAGATACAGTGAACCATCTTGAGTTTTATAACCAAAATCCACCCAAGTGAGCTTGTGCTTCTGCTCCCAATCATTAATGGCTTCTAAGTATTCTTTCTCCCACAATGACTTCAAAATGGCGCTGCGTTTGTAAAACCACCAGCAGGTCACGGCATGCGCCTTCATAAAGACTTTAGTGACCTTGTCTTTTAATAAGTCGCGCACCAAAGGATCTGCGATTTTCGCAAGAATATCGGCATGGGCATTTTCATCTTTTCTAAGAGCAATGCGAATGCTCCGAGCCTCGGCAACACTGACGTTTGCAACTCGGGAAAAAATCAAATCCCAGTCTTCCATATAAATGAGTAAACCCTTGGTGTACTTCAGTTCGGGCAGATTCTGGGGACAATCACTTTCCGTTCTGCTTCTGAACCCCAAAAAGTTTTCTCGTTGGTAGAGATCCCTTAAAGTATCTAGAATAGTTAATTCCATCGGACTGGCGATAGGCTGACTGCGATAGAATTTTTCTAGATCCCAACTGGCATGACTGTATTTAGCTCTGTCTTCAGCGCTCATCGTAACAAAAGCATGAAACAATTCATTGGGTTCACACCAGTAAAGGCCTTTAGCACCCAACCTCTGCGGCGCCGTCAAAATCATCGGATCCATATCAGAAAAGGAATCAAAATCAATTTGACCGACTTTGTCTTGAACCATTTTTAAAATATCCAAGAAGGGACTGCGAAAGGCGACGACTTCTAATCCACACCTGGCCGAAAGTTCATCACACATCTTGCCGATTTCTTGAGAGTGCGAATACTCCACGTCCATCCAAAACATTTTGGTATGAGAGAAATATTCCGGCACCAATCCATAACGAAGCGGATTGAATTGCGAATACCCTTCCGAGTACAGCACCAAACTCCCACCCGAGTTCCCTCGCCCCGGCCCCATCAGAATATTTTTACCTTTAGCGTATTCAAAGATCTTGCGAAGACCGGCAATCATCATTTTCTGGGGTTCTGAGTATAACGACACTTCATGTGCCACTTGTACTTCAGCTTGTTGATCCACGACGCCACGACGTTTTAATTTATTAACACTTTCAGCAACAAAGTTTTCCATAACTTGATTCCTCTCAGTTGGGGACAGTTCCCTGCCCAGTTTTAGAGAGGTCAAAATGGTTTCAAGACTTAAAATTTGCTCTTTCAGATTATGCAGATCCAAGCGACTCTCTTGAAGACGTCTCTCCAAAAAATCCTGCAGCGAACTGTCACTTGTCTCTTTCAATAAGACTTTTATCTCCTCAAGCGAAAACCCCAGTTGCTTAAACTGCAATATCGCTTGAGCCTGCGAAAGCTGCCCGCGCCCATAAACGCGATAGCGACTCTCACTGCGCGAAGAAGGCACTAAAATCCCCTTCTCCTCATAGATCCGCAAAGCTTTAATAGAAAGCCCCGCAGCCTTACCAAATTCTGAAATAGACAACCAATCTTTCATCATCGACCTCTGAATATAAGCCTCCAGTCCGCCCCAAGGGCAGAGTAAAGAACAAATTCAAAAGGTCCGGCTGCATCGCAAAAATCACAACGCACACAGTTACCGAAGCGGAGATAATACAAAAAACCGGCAGGCACCTTTTCGAGGCGAGTCCGCAAAGCGGACAAGCCCCCCCCCCCCCCCCATCTCTCCCAGCGAGTCAGCCAAAGGCTGACAAGCCCGTCTGCAACTAAATGCAGTACGAGGATTGGTGTCTCAAATTAAGGATTGATTGGCGCATGCGTGCACGAAGTCGACCTCCGTCGGCGCTCGGATGCGCGAACCCGCCAAGGCGGGCGACGGTGAGCCCGGATGGCGTGTCGACGCAGCTGCATGCAGGCGACAAGCAAGCCTTAATTTGAGACACCAAGCCGCGTTCCGAGCAAGAACGTTTCAGAGTGAGAAGTTGACCCGTTTTGGCTAACTAATGATCTGACAGTGTCGACAGATTGGTTGACAGTGCCTACCTCACATTCGCCCACATTCCATCTGAAAGACGCCTCATTCAAAGACTCAAACAATTTCACAGGCTTAACCGGTTGGCCCGCCCCCTGCACTAGTACCTAGATAACAGGAGGACGGGATATGAAAACGAAACATCTCAAATCAACACTCGCTTTAGTTACCGCCACTCTAGTCATGGTTCTTTTCAACAACTTTGAATATGTGAACTGGAGCAAAATCTTAAAGCTGCCAGTAATCGAAACGGTGAATGAAGCTTCACGCGTTGCCCATGCTAAAGAGTTGTTGGGAGGCCGCTATAAAGGTTCAGCCGCTCAAAAAATCGAAGGCCGCGTGGCTTTGAATTTGATGATCTATAAAAAGGTTC
This genomic window contains:
- the rodA gene encoding rod shape-determining protein RodA, whose amino-acid sequence is MLNSLHVEERTLFKKLDINFIVVILGLNIIGLINLYSATHGPSSVDVSNLFISQIMWLVVGWLVFLVMTILDYAIVTRIALIIYVLNLGAILYVTFFGKIALGAQRWIDLGFFRYQPSETMKLALIMLMAKILSTKSTHGQGMGFKEMVGPLFVLGVPFVLVVEQPDLGTAMMLAAIGGSMVLFTKVRRWIVVTAIAAGIVALPIAWKFVLHDYQKNRILTFLSPTNDPRGTGYNSIQSKIAVGSGRFFGKGFMKGTQSQLEFLPERHTDFIYSVLSEEHGFVGSILVMGLFCYLFITGIRIATNARDKFGALLSVGVLCYVFWHMFVNMGMVIGLLPIVGVPLPLLSYGGSSMLTTMAGLGLVSSVAYRRYLF
- a CDS encoding MerR family transcriptional regulator, encoding MMKDWLSISEFGKAAGLSIKALRIYEEKGILVPSSRSESRYRVYGRGQLSQAQAILQFKQLGFSLEEIKVLLKETSDSSLQDFLERRLQESRLDLHNLKEQILSLETILTSLKLGRELSPTERNQVMENFVAESVNKLKRRGVVDQQAEVQVAHEVSLYSEPQKMMIAGLRKIFEYAKGKNILMGPGRGNSGGSLVLYSEGYSQFNPLRYGLVPEYFSHTKMFWMDVEYSHSQEIGKMCDELSARCGLEVVAFRSPFLDILKMVQDKVGQIDFDSFSDMDPMILTAPQRLGAKGLYWCEPNELFHAFVTMSAEDRAKYSHASWDLEKFYRSQPIASPMELTILDTLRDLYQRENFLGFRSRTESDCPQNLPELKYTKGLLIYMEDWDLIFSRVANVSVAEARSIRIALRKDENAHADILAKIADPLVRDLLKDKVTKVFMKAHAVTCWWFYKRSAILKSLWEKEYLEAINDWEQKHKLTWVDFGYKTQDGSLYLKA